From a single Streptomyces liliifuscus genomic region:
- a CDS encoding helix-turn-helix domain-containing protein — translation MASNVNPTVRRRRLGQELRRLRELKGMTAEEVAERLLVSQSKISRLENGRRSISQRDVRDLCGVYEVEDVRIVDSLMQMAKDSRQQGWWHSFGDIPYSVYIGLETDAASLRVYDPLVVPGLLQTRPYAESLIQGALPEAAPGDIEKRVQVRLRRQERISDLENPLRLWAVLDEAALRRTVGNKQVMIEQLEHLVEMSHVPHVTVQVIPFTMGAHPGVSGQYAILEFPDAADSSVVYIEGVTSDLYLEKANDVQKYSVMYEHLRAQALNADQSREFIADVAKDYATEAMS, via the coding sequence GTGGCGTCCAATGTCAATCCCACCGTCAGGCGACGCCGGTTGGGCCAGGAGCTGCGCCGGCTCCGCGAGCTCAAGGGCATGACGGCAGAAGAAGTGGCCGAGCGGCTGCTTGTCTCGCAGTCGAAGATCAGCCGCCTGGAGAACGGGCGGCGCAGCATCAGCCAGCGCGACGTCCGTGATCTGTGCGGGGTGTACGAGGTCGAGGACGTCCGGATCGTCGATTCGCTGATGCAGATGGCCAAGGACTCGCGCCAGCAGGGCTGGTGGCACTCCTTCGGCGACATCCCGTACAGCGTCTACATCGGTCTGGAGACGGACGCGGCGAGCCTGCGCGTGTACGACCCGCTGGTCGTCCCGGGCCTGCTGCAGACCCGTCCGTACGCCGAGTCCCTGATCCAGGGCGCGCTCCCGGAGGCGGCTCCCGGCGACATCGAGAAGCGCGTACAGGTACGGCTGCGGCGACAGGAACGTATCTCCGACCTGGAGAACCCGCTGCGGCTGTGGGCCGTGCTGGACGAGGCCGCGCTGCGCCGGACCGTCGGCAACAAGCAGGTGATGATCGAGCAGTTGGAGCATCTCGTCGAGATGTCCCACGTGCCGCATGTGACGGTCCAGGTCATTCCGTTCACCATGGGCGCCCACCCCGGGGTCAGCGGGCAGTACGCGATCCTCGAGTTCCCGGACGCGGCCGACTCCAGCGTGGTCTACATCGAGGGCGTCACCAGCGACCTGTACCTGGAGAAGGCGAACGACGTCCAGAAGTACAGCGTCATGTACGAGCACCTGCGGGCGCAGGCCCTGAACGCGGACCAGTCCCGGGAGTTCATCGCGGACGTCGCCAAGGACTACGCCACCGAAGCGATGTCCTGA
- a CDS encoding DUF397 domain-containing protein, with product MAIKQGATDTWTKSSYSQGNGACVEVKSPVLTALAVRDSKVHEGPTLAFAAGSWNAFVAEVSRGTV from the coding sequence ATGGCAATCAAGCAAGGCGCCACGGATACGTGGACGAAGTCCTCGTACTCCCAAGGCAACGGCGCGTGCGTCGAGGTCAAGTCCCCCGTCCTGACGGCGCTGGCCGTCCGCGACTCCAAGGTCCACGAGGGTCCGACGCTGGCCTTCGCGGCCGGCTCGTGGAACGCCTTCGTGGCAGAGGTGAGCCGGGGCACCGTCTGA
- a CDS encoding ADP-ribosylglycohydrolase family protein, whose amino-acid sequence MGATAGAVWGRAEQQDFRSRVRGTLLGAAVGDTLGSPVAGLSMDGIREAHGAQGLTDLAFGHGRRGAVSHLTQLTLFSMDGLIRAQVRRDTGAWHPPTDLHRAYLRWAATQRDWGPDERRKEDGWLAREEWLYARREPPRACLVGLGDEMMGTLDAPKNPDERGPEAAVRSAPFGLLVGWEPQLVMQLAVECAAQTHGHPTAYLSAGAYAVVVHGLARGESLDAAVQRALQLLAGRPGHQPVADALQQALGAVRQGMPTPARVEDLAGAGTAEGLLSVAVYCALVGEDTRHGLCLSVNHGGDSAATGALTGALLGSLHGETALPPSWLAELEGRPTMLVLADDFAMEMTQGPALHGPAGSSPGWLARYPRGYAALAGATPVPAG is encoded by the coding sequence GTGGGTGCGACAGCCGGTGCCGTCTGGGGCCGTGCCGAACAGCAGGACTTCCGCAGCCGGGTGCGTGGCACGCTCCTCGGCGCGGCCGTCGGGGACACGCTGGGCTCGCCCGTCGCGGGTCTGTCGATGGACGGGATCCGCGAGGCGCACGGGGCTCAGGGGCTCACTGATCTGGCCTTCGGGCACGGCAGACGCGGAGCCGTCTCCCATCTCACGCAGCTGACGCTGTTCTCCATGGACGGGCTGATAAGGGCCCAGGTGCGCCGGGACACCGGAGCCTGGCACCCGCCGACGGACCTGCACCGGGCATATCTGCGGTGGGCCGCCACACAGCGCGACTGGGGTCCCGACGAGCGGCGCAAGGAGGACGGCTGGCTGGCCCGCGAGGAGTGGCTGTACGCCCGGCGTGAGCCCCCGCGCGCCTGTCTGGTGGGGCTCGGCGACGAGATGATGGGGACGCTCGACGCGCCCAAGAACCCCGATGAGCGGGGCCCGGAGGCGGCGGTCCGCTCCGCGCCCTTCGGGCTGCTCGTCGGCTGGGAGCCGCAGCTGGTGATGCAGCTCGCGGTGGAGTGCGCCGCACAGACCCACGGGCATCCGACGGCCTACCTGTCGGCGGGGGCGTACGCCGTCGTGGTGCACGGTCTGGCGCGCGGTGAGAGCCTCGACGCGGCCGTCCAGCGGGCGCTGCAGCTGCTCGCCGGGCGCCCGGGGCACCAGCCCGTCGCGGACGCGCTCCAGCAGGCGCTGGGGGCCGTACGGCAGGGCATGCCCACTCCGGCCCGGGTCGAGGACCTGGCCGGGGCCGGTACGGCGGAGGGGCTGCTCTCGGTCGCCGTCTACTGCGCCCTGGTGGGCGAGGACACCCGCCACGGTCTGTGCCTGTCGGTGAACCACGGCGGCGACTCGGCGGCCACCGGCGCGCTCACGGGCGCCCTGCTCGGCTCGCTCCACGGCGAGACGGCCCTGCCGCCGTCCTGGCTGGCCGAGCTGGAGGGCCGCCCCACCATGCTCGTCCTCGCGGACGACTTCGCGATGGAGATGACCCAGGGCCCGGCCCTGCACGGCCCGGCGGGCT